In Sporosarcina sp. PTS2304, a genomic segment contains:
- a CDS encoding cation diffusion facilitator family transporter, whose amino-acid sequence MVAYLCLSILKLIIGYVSDSEALKADGLNNTTDIIASIAVLIGLKLSRKPADKNHKYGHWKSETIASLVASFIMMAVGIQVLFSTIISFAGGGKESPDIMAGYVGIFSFVVMYIVYRYNKKLAIKINSQALMAAAKDNISDAWVSIGTAIGIFGSQLHMPWIDTFTALIVGFLICKTAWDIFREASHDLSDDFDEKQIEVYKKTIQSIHEVQQIKEIKGRNYGNNVVVDIVILVQPNLSLEEAHDITTLVENALKEKDGVYDVHVHVEPNCKQSY is encoded by the coding sequence ATAGTCGCTTATCTATGTTTATCTATTTTAAAATTAATTATAGGCTATGTAAGTGACTCTGAAGCACTGAAGGCAGATGGATTAAATAATACAACGGATATTATTGCATCGATCGCTGTTCTGATCGGGCTAAAATTGTCGAGAAAACCAGCAGATAAAAATCATAAATATGGTCATTGGAAAAGTGAAACTATCGCATCACTGGTTGCTTCTTTTATTATGATGGCGGTCGGTATACAAGTACTATTTAGTACAATCATATCCTTTGCAGGTGGAGGAAAAGAGTCACCAGATATAATGGCGGGATATGTTGGTATTTTTTCGTTTGTCGTCATGTATATTGTCTATCGATACAATAAAAAATTAGCAATAAAAATCAATAGTCAAGCTCTTATGGCAGCAGCTAAAGACAATATTTCAGATGCGTGGGTCAGTATAGGAACAGCTATAGGAATATTCGGTTCTCAGTTACATATGCCGTGGATTGACACATTCACTGCATTAATAGTAGGATTTCTTATTTGTAAAACGGCATGGGATATTTTTAGAGAAGCCTCTCATGATCTAAGTGACGATTTTGATGAGAAGCAAATTGAAGTTTACAAAAAAACGATTCAATCCATACATGAAGTACAGCAGATTAAAGAAATTAAAGGTAGAAATTATGGAAATAATGTAGTAGTCGATATTGTAATTTTAGTACAGCCAAATCTAAGTCTTGAAGAAGCACATGACATTACTACCTTAGTGGAAAACGCATTGAAAGAAAAAGATGGCGTGTATGATGTTCATGTTCATGTAGAGCCAAATTGCAAACAGAGTTACTAA